TGAGCCTAACGTTTTCTCCTCTCTCAACCTTAATCCACTTTCTGCTCTCGATTCCACCGTTTTCAATGAACTCTTTGGCTCCCTCCGCTGCAAGTCCCCCCTGCTCTGCCACATAATCAACGAGGTCGTTTATGAGGAGCGAGTTTCCAGCAACGAAAATTCCGGGAATGCTCGTCTCAAGCCTGTCGTTGACAACAGGCCCACCGGTTGCTGGGTCAATTTCAACCCCAATCTTCTTCAGCTTCTTCACCGCTGGAACGAGGCCCGCTGAGACAACCAGGGTATCGGCCTCAATCCAGAACTCTTCGCCCGTCTCGTTGAGGTTCTCGTCAACCTTAACGACCTTAACCTTCTCGACCCTTCCCCTTCCGCGAACTTCCACGACCTTGTGGCTTAGGTAGAGGGGAATGTTGAAATCTCTGAGAATCATGACGTTTCTCGCCAGCCCACCGGGATACGGCATAAGCTCCACAACGGCTTTTACCTTCGCTCCCTCAAGGGCAAAGCGCCGGGCCATTATCAGGCCAACATCGCCAGAACCGACGATGACGACTTCTCTCCCCGGCATTATCCCATAAATGTCCATGAGCGTTTGGGCCTCTCCTGCCGTGTAAATCCCGGCAACCCTGTCACCTACTATTCCGATTTCGAAGGCGTGCCTCTCTCTCGCTCCGGCGGCATAGATGATGGCCTTCGTCCAGACCTGATATGCACCGCTCGGAGAGGTGAAAAACACAACTTTTTCAAGGTCGGAGTAGTTTCTGATTTCAAGGACTCTGGCCGAAGTTCTGTACTCAACACCCAACTCGACGAGCCTCTTGGCAAGGCGCGAGGCGAACTCAGGCCCCGTCAGCTC
This genomic interval from Thermococcus sp. contains the following:
- a CDS encoding FAD-dependent oxidoreductase translates to MFPNIPALRYDVVVIGGGPAGMAAAIKAKELGLNVLLLDENDYLGGILPQCIHPGFGLHYYREELTGPEFASRLAKRLVELGVEYRTSARVLEIRNYSDLEKVVFFTSPSGAYQVWTKAIIYAAGARERHAFEIGIVGDRVAGIYTAGEAQTLMDIYGIMPGREVVIVGSGDVGLIMARRFALEGAKVKAVVELMPYPGGLARNVMILRDFNIPLYLSHKVVEVRGRGRVEKVKVVKVDENLNETGEEFWIEADTLVVSAGLVPAVKKLKKIGVEIDPATGGPVVNDRLETSIPGIFVAGNSLLINDLVDYVAEQGGLAAEGAKEFIENGGIESRKWIKVERGENVRLIVPHYLSGERDVYLYLRVTRPMENVELRIPEVDKRIRLPVVKPAEMLRIRLKAEEIRKAERLTVEVVKA